One part of the Xylanimonas allomyrinae genome encodes these proteins:
- a CDS encoding M15 family metallopeptidase, translating into MTVGRIGGSTSAAPVTLDQVFALLESAERAAQDGGRTMTPEIEQAAAELGMLLTGYIAQHPGAVRAPEPPQSVPPAGIGASAFVEPAAVVAPEPAGPPADAATPPDPASPGAEPVQPPAGPGETPAASAEPPSEPAGPAPAPEAGAPIVPDLTGSGTDEQAVITFDDVVEAAMRLAALLDPEAAVHVSVGVEGGAPGVAPLTQVLRDVVARFGTSTAGYANGRIPADVLCPLPFAPGQRLRCDAAAQLAALNAAFEARFGRSIPVSDSYRPIETQVALKVAKPYLAATPGYSLHGWGLAVDLGAPISGGTSAEYVWLRLNAPDYGWDNPSWARPDGSKPEPWHFEFFAAGPVPNRALSASDVAKYRAAQQPTAPPAAPAASPAAPEPTPGPAAPTPAAPPAPPADAPPADAPPADAPTPNEPVSPEPTTAAPAVLPSLAALDLAGRSDADIVARVARALADAGLDGDVTWADADSPRGALLDFVVGGTPGHGPGDEVPAGSRVLAVLSRGVSVPGAADPSPSPSPSPSPSPSPSPTPAEPFGEGPASRPVATLPTPEPTGAPATPPATGIPSATEPED; encoded by the coding sequence GTGACCGTGGGCAGGATCGGAGGCTCGACGTCGGCCGCGCCCGTGACCCTCGACCAGGTGTTCGCGCTGCTGGAGTCCGCGGAGCGCGCCGCTCAGGACGGCGGGCGCACCATGACGCCCGAGATCGAGCAGGCCGCCGCCGAGCTCGGCATGCTGCTCACCGGCTACATCGCGCAGCATCCCGGCGCCGTCCGCGCACCGGAGCCGCCCCAGTCCGTGCCGCCCGCGGGGATCGGTGCCTCGGCGTTCGTGGAGCCGGCCGCCGTGGTCGCCCCCGAGCCCGCCGGCCCGCCGGCCGACGCTGCGACACCGCCTGACCCCGCGTCACCGGGTGCCGAGCCGGTCCAGCCGCCTGCCGGCCCCGGCGAGACACCAGCGGCGTCCGCCGAACCACCGTCCGAGCCCGCCGGCCCGGCACCGGCCCCCGAGGCCGGCGCGCCGATCGTGCCCGACCTCACGGGCTCGGGCACCGACGAGCAGGCCGTCATCACCTTCGACGACGTCGTCGAGGCCGCGATGCGCCTCGCCGCGCTGCTCGACCCGGAGGCCGCCGTGCACGTGTCGGTCGGCGTCGAGGGCGGCGCCCCTGGCGTCGCCCCGCTGACGCAGGTGCTGCGCGACGTCGTCGCACGGTTCGGCACCTCCACCGCCGGGTACGCCAACGGCCGCATCCCGGCCGACGTGCTGTGCCCGCTCCCGTTCGCGCCCGGCCAGCGGCTGCGCTGCGACGCGGCGGCACAGCTCGCCGCGCTGAACGCCGCGTTCGAGGCGCGGTTCGGCAGGTCCATCCCGGTCTCGGACTCCTACCGTCCCATCGAGACGCAGGTCGCCCTCAAGGTCGCCAAGCCGTACCTCGCGGCCACGCCCGGCTACTCGCTGCACGGGTGGGGGCTCGCCGTCGACCTGGGTGCGCCGATCAGCGGCGGCACCTCCGCCGAGTACGTCTGGCTCCGGCTCAACGCACCCGACTACGGGTGGGACAACCCGTCGTGGGCACGCCCCGACGGGTCCAAGCCCGAGCCGTGGCACTTCGAGTTCTTCGCCGCCGGGCCGGTGCCGAACCGTGCGCTCTCGGCGTCCGACGTCGCGAAGTACCGCGCGGCGCAGCAGCCGACGGCGCCACCCGCGGCTCCCGCGGCCTCCCCGGCGGCACCGGAGCCGACGCCGGGACCGGCGGCACCTACACCGGCGGCGCCACCCGCCCCGCCGGCCGACGCCCCGCCGGCCGACGCCCCGCCGGCCGACGCCCCGACGCCGAACGAACCCGTGTCACCCGAGCCCACGACGGCGGCGCCCGCCGTCCTTCCCTCCCTCGCCGCGCTCGACCTGGCGGGGCGTTCGGACGCCGACATCGTGGCGCGCGTCGCGAGGGCGCTCGCGGACGCGGGCCTCGACGGCGACGTGACCTGGGCTGACGCGGACTCACCGCGCGGTGCGCTGCTCGACTTCGTCGTCGGTGGCACGCCGGGGCACGGTCCGGGCGACGAGGTTCCCGCGGGCAGCCGGGTGCTCGCCGTGCTGTCGCGCGGCGTGAGCGTCCCGGGTGCGGCCGACCCGTCGCCGTCGCCGTCGCCGTCGCCGAGCCCGAGCCCGAGCCCGAGCCCGACTCCCGCCGAACCGTTCGGCGAGGGGCCCGCGTCGCGGCCGGTCGCGACGCTGCCGACCCCCGAGCCGACCGGCGCCCCCGCGACGCCTCCTGCGACGGGCATCCCGTCTGCGACGGAGCCCGAGGACTGA
- a CDS encoding aminoacyl-tRNA deacylase, whose amino-acid sequence MAGARDSAARRSAADAPRPAPGRARAGAPDEPPSPEHRALSALEASGVAFTITRHGPVSSLAEAAAARGLEPGRLLKTLVVRRGEDDFVLVLVPGDRQLSWPRLRRALGVSRLSLPDKEVARAVTGYERGTITPFGSLRPWPVVADSRVAGAGHVSVGAGAHGVAATLDADALITALGARVEDVTNPGE is encoded by the coding sequence ATGGCTGGGGCGCGTGACTCCGCGGCACGGCGTTCCGCCGCGGACGCGCCCAGACCTGCGCCGGGCCGGGCGCGCGCGGGCGCCCCGGACGAGCCGCCGAGCCCGGAGCACCGTGCCCTGAGCGCGCTCGAGGCCTCGGGGGTGGCCTTCACGATCACGCGTCACGGCCCGGTGTCGTCGCTGGCCGAGGCCGCGGCAGCCCGCGGCCTGGAGCCGGGCCGCCTGCTCAAGACCCTGGTGGTGCGCCGCGGCGAGGACGACTTCGTGCTGGTGCTTGTTCCCGGTGACCGTCAGCTCTCGTGGCCGCGGCTGCGGCGCGCGCTGGGCGTCTCGCGGCTCTCGCTGCCGGACAAGGAGGTGGCGCGTGCGGTCACCGGCTACGAACGCGGCACGATCACCCCCTTCGGGTCGTTGCGGCCGTGGCCGGTCGTCGCCGACTCCCGCGTCGCCGGGGCCGGGCACGTCTCGGTGGGGGCAGGCGCGCACGGTGTCGCGGCGACGCTCGATGCCGACGCCCTGATCACCGCCCTCGGCGCCCGGGTGGAGGATGTGACGAATCCCGGCGAATGA
- a CDS encoding STAS domain-containing protein yields the protein MDLEEIGQRAGTVSGIACRSTAEGTIVTLWGEVDAALREAASEAMAVLAAHVSGVPVIIEARDVSFIDSSGVAFILQVYVLGQETGTPVSLREPSDAVVEVLDMVGIGGRIPVIRSGDGT from the coding sequence GTGGATCTTGAGGAGATCGGTCAGCGCGCCGGTACGGTCTCGGGCATCGCCTGTCGCTCGACGGCAGAGGGCACGATCGTCACCCTGTGGGGTGAGGTCGATGCTGCGCTGCGCGAGGCCGCGAGCGAGGCGATGGCCGTGCTGGCCGCCCATGTCTCGGGCGTCCCGGTGATCATCGAGGCCAGGGATGTCTCGTTCATCGACTCCTCGGGTGTCGCGTTCATCCTTCAGGTGTACGTGCTGGGGCAGGAGACCGGGACACCGGTCAGCCTGCGCGAGCCTTCCGACGCCGTCGTCGAGGTGCTCGACATGGTGGGCATCGGCGGGCGCATCCCGGTCATCCGGTCGGGTGACGGAACCTGA
- a CDS encoding LmeA family phospholipid-binding protein yields the protein MGADRAAAWVTGRGAAAAVALGGDDVSGARVDIHGFPFLTQLAAGRLTRVTGVLDSGSFGGWPCPTSTSTRGESAPAPRGRSRRRGPTGS from the coding sequence GTGGGCGCCGACCGTGCGGCGGCGTGGGTCACGGGCCGTGGCGCGGCGGCGGCGGTCGCGCTGGGCGGCGACGACGTCTCGGGCGCGCGGGTCGACATCCACGGGTTTCCGTTCCTCACGCAGCTGGCCGCGGGCCGGCTCACCCGTGTGACGGGGGTGCTCGACTCGGGATCCTTCGGGGGCTGGCCGTGTCCGACGTCCACCTCGACGCGAGGGGAGTCGGCCCCCGCTCCCCGTGGCAGGTCGAGGAGGCGCGGGCCGACGGGCTCGTGA
- a CDS encoding ABC transporter substrate-binding protein: MRTRSALPVAALAVATLALGACTSASQDASSSGSPSAAGVTKDAEIAAMVPDAVAEDGKLTVGAELTYAPLEFVGTDGKTPVGLDVDIADAVARLMGLEADVQSSQFDSIIPGIGTRYEVGISAFTINAERLQAVNMISYFDAGSQFAVLKGNPDAIDPDSLCGLTVGVQTGTVQQDELEEIKATCPADNPLEILPYAKQADVTTNLVGGKLQAMYADSPVVAYAVEQADGAIETLGEIRDAAPYGVVVAKDDLALAQAVQAALQRLMDDGTLAKIAAAWGNEQGALTTAELNPTVG, encoded by the coding sequence ATGCGCACCCGTTCCGCCTTGCCCGTCGCCGCGCTCGCGGTGGCCACCCTCGCCCTCGGCGCCTGCACGTCCGCCTCGCAGGACGCCTCGTCGTCCGGTTCCCCGAGCGCCGCAGGCGTCACCAAGGACGCCGAGATCGCGGCCATGGTGCCGGACGCCGTCGCCGAGGACGGCAAGCTGACCGTCGGCGCAGAACTGACGTACGCGCCGCTGGAGTTCGTCGGCACCGACGGCAAGACTCCCGTCGGCCTCGACGTCGACATCGCCGACGCGGTCGCGCGGCTCATGGGCCTGGAGGCCGACGTCCAGTCGAGCCAGTTCGACTCGATCATCCCCGGCATCGGCACGCGCTACGAGGTCGGCATCTCGGCGTTCACCATCAACGCCGAACGCCTCCAGGCCGTCAACATGATCAGCTACTTCGACGCCGGGTCGCAGTTCGCCGTCCTCAAGGGCAACCCCGACGCCATCGACCCCGATTCCCTGTGCGGCCTGACCGTCGGCGTGCAGACCGGCACCGTCCAGCAGGACGAGCTGGAGGAGATCAAGGCCACCTGCCCGGCCGACAACCCGCTGGAGATCCTGCCCTACGCCAAGCAGGCCGACGTGACCACCAACCTCGTGGGCGGCAAGCTCCAGGCCATGTACGCCGACTCGCCCGTCGTCGCCTACGCCGTCGAGCAGGCGGACGGGGCCATCGAGACGCTCGGCGAGATCCGGGACGCCGCGCCCTACGGCGTCGTCGTCGCCAAGGACGACCTCGCCCTCGCGCAGGCCGTGCAGGCCGCGCTCCAGCGCCTCATGGACGACGGCACGCTCGCGAAGATCGCCGCCGCGTGGGGCAACGAGCAGGGCGCGCTGACCACGGCGGAGCTCAACCCGACCGTCGGCTGA
- a CDS encoding ABC transporter substrate-binding protein codes for MRTRNVLPVAVAAAAALTLTACTSASEGGSASASTDPTAVTKDDAIAALVPEAVAADGKLTIGSDLTYAPAEFVDTDGKTPVGFDIEIATALAHLMGLEPDIQSSTFDAIIPGVGTRYEAGISSFTVTPARLEAVSMVTYLEAGSLFAVAKGNPDGVDPDSLCGLTVGVQTGTTQQDELEETKATCPSDAPLTLLPYEKQADVTTNLVGGKVQAMYADSPVTSYAVEQTEGQLEVLGDIRDAAPEAVVVPRGDDAMAKAVQAALQKLMDDGTLQQILASWGNGESALTTAEIDPKVG; via the coding sequence ATGCGCACTCGGAACGTCCTTCCCGTCGCGGTGGCTGCCGCCGCGGCCCTCACCCTGACCGCCTGCACGTCCGCGTCCGAGGGCGGCAGCGCGAGCGCGAGCACCGACCCGACGGCCGTCACCAAGGACGACGCGATCGCCGCGCTCGTGCCTGAGGCCGTCGCCGCCGACGGGAAGCTCACGATCGGCTCCGACCTCACGTACGCCCCGGCAGAGTTCGTCGACACCGACGGCAAGACGCCGGTCGGCTTCGACATCGAGATCGCGACCGCGCTCGCGCACCTCATGGGTCTGGAGCCCGACATCCAGTCGAGCACCTTCGACGCGATCATCCCGGGCGTCGGCACGCGCTACGAGGCAGGCATCTCGTCGTTCACCGTGACCCCCGCCCGCCTGGAGGCGGTCAGCATGGTCACCTACCTCGAGGCGGGCTCGCTGTTCGCGGTCGCCAAGGGCAACCCCGACGGCGTCGACCCCGACTCCCTGTGCGGGCTGACGGTGGGCGTGCAGACCGGCACCACGCAGCAGGACGAGCTCGAGGAGACCAAGGCCACCTGCCCGTCCGACGCGCCGCTCACGCTGCTGCCGTACGAGAAGCAGGCGGACGTCACCACCAACCTGGTGGGCGGCAAGGTCCAGGCCATGTACGCCGACTCGCCCGTCACCTCCTACGCCGTCGAGCAGACCGAGGGCCAGCTCGAGGTCCTCGGCGACATCCGGGACGCCGCACCCGAGGCCGTCGTCGTGCCCCGGGGCGACGACGCCATGGCCAAGGCCGTGCAGGCCGCGCTGCAGAAGCTCATGGACGACGGCACGCTCCAGCAGATCCTCGCCTCGTGGGGCAACGGCGAGAGCGCGCTGACGACGGCGGAGATCGACCCGAAGGTCGGCTGA
- a CDS encoding amino acid ABC transporter permease, whose translation MSDPIPHRIHARPVPRPGRVVGALVILVIAAMALHGLVTNATFRWDTVWLYLRDIVVIRGIGWTLVLTVGSMALAIVMAVLLAVMRRSDNPVMRGVSWTYIWFFRGTPVWVQLTFWGLLSVLYPRLSIGVPFGPEFFSFSTKDVVTAFWAALLGLAFNEAAYLAEIVRAGLTSVDPGQEEAAKALGMSNSTILRRVVLPQAMRVIVPPTGNETISMLKTTSLVIAVPFTLELFYATNAIGNRLYQPIPLLVIASIWYLVITSILMVGQHYLEQYYGRGFGSETKGRRPPRPGGPSRQEAIQAAGTTKDDPFLEVTP comes from the coding sequence ATGAGCGACCCGATCCCGCATCGCATCCATGCCCGTCCGGTTCCGCGGCCGGGGCGCGTCGTCGGAGCGCTCGTGATCCTCGTGATCGCCGCGATGGCGCTCCACGGGCTCGTCACCAACGCGACGTTCCGCTGGGACACCGTCTGGCTGTATCTGCGTGACATCGTCGTCATCCGCGGCATCGGCTGGACGCTCGTGCTCACCGTCGGGTCGATGGCCCTGGCCATCGTCATGGCGGTGCTGCTGGCCGTCATGCGCCGGTCCGACAACCCGGTGATGCGCGGGGTGAGCTGGACCTACATCTGGTTCTTCCGTGGCACGCCCGTCTGGGTGCAGCTCACCTTCTGGGGGCTGCTGTCGGTGCTCTACCCGCGCCTGAGCATCGGCGTCCCGTTCGGCCCCGAGTTCTTCTCGTTCTCGACCAAGGACGTCGTCACCGCGTTCTGGGCGGCGCTGCTGGGCCTGGCCTTCAACGAGGCCGCCTACCTCGCCGAGATCGTGCGCGCCGGCCTGACGTCGGTCGACCCCGGTCAGGAGGAGGCCGCCAAGGCGCTCGGGATGAGCAACTCCACGATCCTGCGGCGTGTGGTGCTGCCCCAGGCCATGCGGGTCATCGTGCCGCCCACCGGCAACGAGACCATCTCGATGCTCAAGACGACGTCGCTGGTCATCGCCGTGCCCTTCACGCTCGAGCTGTTCTACGCCACCAACGCCATCGGGAACCGGCTCTACCAGCCGATCCCGCTGCTGGTCATCGCGTCGATCTGGTATCTGGTCATCACCTCGATCCTCATGGTCGGCCAGCACTACCTCGAGCAGTACTACGGCCGAGGGTTCGGCAGCGAGACCAAGGGCCGTCGCCCTCCGAGACCCGGGGGCCCCAGCCGGCAGGAGGCCATCCAGGCCGCCGGGACCACCAAGGACGACCCCTTCCTGGAGGTGACCCCATGA
- a CDS encoding SigE family RNA polymerase sigma factor, with the protein MRVPGMTTTAADAVLDDDDGIDVVLGDDGIDVVLTHADRNAEFTAFMRSAHEPLHRMAYLLCGDAHRADELTQQTFERTYRAWSRARDGDPLAYARRILANLRIDGWRRTRREVLAGPEDLPERPDGSPGATGNAPRAATAAVDDRDAVVRALLLLPLKQRRVVVLRHLLDLTEAEVAVELGVPVGTVKSNASRGLAHLRAILDLDPRPATPHARPQQRPTSGGSR; encoded by the coding sequence GTGCGTGTTCCGGGTATGACGACGACGGCCGCCGACGCGGTGCTCGACGACGACGACGGGATCGACGTCGTGCTCGGCGACGACGGGATCGACGTCGTGCTCACCCACGCCGACCGGAACGCCGAGTTCACGGCGTTCATGCGGTCGGCCCACGAGCCGCTGCACCGCATGGCCTACCTGCTGTGCGGCGACGCCCACCGCGCCGACGAGCTCACGCAGCAGACCTTCGAGCGCACCTACCGTGCGTGGTCACGGGCGCGGGACGGCGATCCCCTGGCCTACGCGCGCCGCATCCTGGCGAACCTGCGGATCGACGGATGGCGCCGCACCCGCCGGGAGGTGCTCGCCGGGCCCGAGGACCTGCCCGAGCGACCGGACGGCAGCCCCGGCGCGACCGGGAACGCCCCGCGTGCCGCGACCGCCGCGGTCGACGACCGCGACGCCGTCGTGCGGGCGCTGCTCCTGCTGCCGCTCAAGCAGCGGCGCGTCGTGGTGCTGCGACACCTGCTCGACCTGACCGAGGCCGAGGTTGCCGTCGAGCTGGGCGTGCCTGTTGGGACGGTGAAGTCCAATGCCTCACGTGGCCTCGCACACCTGCGCGCGATCCTCGACCTCGACCCGCGCCCGGCCACGCCGCACGCCCGACCTCAGCAACGACCCACCTCCGGAGGCTCCCGATGA
- a CDS encoding excalibur calcium-binding domain-containing protein → MPLPGGSLHARTTTAPGTRGVPADGVPADDAPTAPSSGRASRRPAAARGTAPAARPRAGRMLVASVALAFFGLGVIVGVVASVVQTSDANQAVVDAQRAQAAVAEDRADLDAERTSVMAEKESLTQREADVTRREDAVAQKEAQQTSRQQQLDEQQATQEAAQAAAQEAAQEAARGSAASAPDPQEPLDDADRQVLKACEQLRQSGVRTPIAKGEPFYSRLLDLDRNGLACE, encoded by the coding sequence GTGCCTCTGCCCGGCGGGTCGCTGCACGCCAGGACCACCACCGCCCCGGGGACTCGGGGCGTACCGGCCGACGGCGTACCGGCCGACGACGCCCCCACCGCGCCGTCGTCGGGCCGTGCGAGCCGCCGCCCGGCAGCCGCGAGGGGCACCGCACCTGCCGCGCGCCCGCGCGCCGGCCGCATGCTCGTGGCGAGCGTCGCGCTCGCGTTCTTCGGGCTCGGGGTCATCGTGGGCGTCGTCGCCTCGGTGGTGCAGACCTCCGACGCCAACCAGGCCGTGGTCGATGCCCAGCGGGCACAGGCCGCGGTGGCCGAGGACCGCGCCGACCTCGACGCGGAGCGCACCTCCGTGATGGCCGAGAAGGAGTCCCTCACGCAACGCGAGGCCGACGTGACGCGGCGCGAGGACGCCGTCGCGCAGAAGGAGGCCCAGCAGACCTCGCGGCAGCAGCAGCTCGACGAGCAGCAGGCCACCCAGGAGGCGGCTCAGGCGGCAGCACAGGAGGCAGCACAGGAGGCAGCACGGGGGTCCGCAGCATCGGCTCCGGACCCGCAGGAGCCTCTGGACGACGCGGACCGGCAGGTCCTCAAGGCGTGCGAACAGCTCCGCCAGTCCGGCGTACGCACCCCGATCGCCAAGGGCGAACCGTTCTACTCGCGCCTGCTCGACCTGGACCGCAACGGCCTGGCCTGCGAGTAG
- a CDS encoding cold-shock protein yields MATGTVKWFNAEKGYGFIAPEDGSQDVFAHYSAIQTNGYRSLEEGQRVEFDTAQGPKGLQAENIRPL; encoded by the coding sequence ATGGCTACCGGAACCGTGAAGTGGTTCAACGCGGAGAAGGGCTACGGGTTCATCGCCCCCGAGGACGGTTCTCAGGACGTCTTCGCGCACTACTCGGCCATCCAGACCAACGGCTACCGCAGCCTCGAGGAGGGTCAGCGCGTCGAGTTCGACACCGCGCAGGGCCCCAAGGGTCTGCAGGCGGAGAACATCCGCCCGCTCTGA
- a CDS encoding ABC transporter substrate-binding protein produces the protein MIGRPSAAKGLAIATALGLSLAACASSSQGSSSDAASGGSADPLALGTILPVTGTLSFLNPPMAAGVGLAVDDINAAGGVLGNPVTVENGDSGDTTDLTVARGTATDLIGKGVSAVLGAASSGVSLAVVDQFAEAGVMEVSPANTATDLSGYGPYFARTSPPDTVQGAALGAQILDDGHTKVGFLVQNEPYGNGLRDNIEKAIEAGGAETVYGGTGAGQEFAPGETNFGAQVTDLLAQKPDAIAIVAFEETIAIVNELVGQGWDFNGTTYFVDGNLTNYGDKFDPGTLEGVQGTLPGAQAPGDFQARLKEWSTANGNGELNDFSYAAEAYDATTLIALAAVRGGATDGKTISENIRAVSGGEDGAVEVTTYEEGVKALEGGKQIAFRGKSGIGPLDDNNDPSSAFIGIYKYGADNTYTYVKSVEGKPSE, from the coding sequence ATGATTGGACGACCTTCGGCCGCAAAGGGCCTCGCCATCGCCACGGCCCTCGGGCTTTCCCTTGCCGCTTGTGCCAGTTCCAGTCAGGGGTCGTCGAGCGACGCCGCCTCTGGAGGCAGCGCCGACCCGCTCGCGCTGGGCACGATCCTGCCGGTCACCGGCACGCTCTCGTTCCTCAACCCGCCCATGGCGGCGGGCGTCGGTCTGGCGGTCGACGACATCAACGCGGCCGGCGGCGTGCTCGGCAACCCCGTCACGGTCGAGAACGGCGACTCGGGCGACACCACCGACCTGACGGTCGCGCGGGGCACCGCGACGGACCTCATCGGCAAGGGTGTCTCCGCCGTGCTCGGCGCCGCATCGTCGGGCGTGTCGCTCGCCGTGGTCGACCAGTTCGCCGAGGCCGGTGTCATGGAGGTCTCACCCGCGAACACCGCGACCGACCTGTCGGGCTACGGGCCCTACTTCGCCCGCACGTCGCCGCCCGACACGGTGCAGGGCGCCGCACTCGGCGCGCAGATCCTCGACGACGGCCACACCAAGGTCGGGTTCCTCGTCCAGAACGAGCCCTACGGCAACGGCCTGCGCGACAACATCGAGAAGGCCATCGAGGCCGGCGGCGCCGAGACCGTCTACGGCGGCACGGGCGCCGGGCAGGAGTTCGCGCCGGGCGAGACCAACTTCGGCGCCCAGGTGACCGACCTGCTCGCGCAGAAGCCCGACGCCATCGCCATCGTCGCCTTCGAGGAGACCATCGCCATCGTCAACGAGCTCGTCGGGCAGGGCTGGGACTTCAACGGGACCACGTACTTCGTCGACGGCAACCTGACCAACTACGGCGACAAGTTCGACCCGGGCACGCTCGAGGGCGTCCAGGGCACGCTCCCCGGGGCCCAGGCGCCCGGCGACTTCCAGGCTCGCCTCAAGGAGTGGTCGACGGCCAACGGCAACGGTGAGCTCAACGACTTCTCCTACGCGGCCGAGGCCTACGACGCCACGACGCTGATCGCCCTCGCGGCCGTGCGCGGCGGCGCCACCGACGGCAAGACGATCTCCGAGAACATCCGTGCCGTCTCAGGCGGCGAGGACGGTGCCGTGGAGGTCACGACGTACGAGGAGGGCGTCAAGGCGCTCGAGGGCGGCAAGCAGATCGCGTTCCGGGGCAAGTCCGGCATCGGCCCGCTCGACGACAACAACGACCCGTCGTCGGCGTTCATCGGCATCTACAAGTACGGCGCCGACAACACCTACACCTACGTGAAGTCGGTCGAGGGCAAGCCCTCGGAGTAG
- a CDS encoding ABC transporter ATP-binding protein has protein sequence MSDKSTALLRADTLVAGYLPGVNILNGCSIEVAKGELVGIIGPNGAGKSTLLKALFGLVPVRSGRVTLDGDDITGLRADKLVARGVGFVPQTANVFPSLSVEENMRMGVFLRPQLFAERWAFISDLFPTLYDRRTQRAGAMSGGERQMVAMARALMMNPSVLLLDEPSAGLSPVRQDETFLRTRMINRSGVSVIMVEQNARRCLQICDRAYVLDQGKDAYTGTGRQLQADPKVVSLYLGTLAQEPTPSS, from the coding sequence ATGAGCGACAAGAGCACCGCGCTGCTGCGCGCCGACACCCTCGTGGCCGGCTACCTGCCCGGCGTCAACATCCTCAACGGGTGCTCGATCGAGGTCGCCAAGGGCGAGCTCGTGGGCATCATCGGCCCGAACGGCGCCGGCAAGTCCACGTTGCTCAAGGCGCTGTTCGGCCTCGTCCCGGTGCGTTCGGGCCGCGTGACGCTCGACGGCGACGACATCACCGGGCTGCGCGCCGACAAGCTCGTCGCGCGCGGCGTCGGGTTCGTCCCGCAGACCGCCAACGTGTTTCCCTCGCTCTCCGTCGAGGAGAACATGCGCATGGGGGTGTTCCTGCGCCCGCAGCTCTTCGCCGAGCGATGGGCGTTCATCTCCGACCTGTTCCCCACCCTCTACGACCGGCGCACCCAACGCGCCGGGGCGATGTCGGGAGGCGAGCGCCAGATGGTCGCGATGGCCCGCGCGCTCATGATGAACCCGTCGGTACTGCTGCTCGACGAGCCGTCGGCGGGCCTGTCGCCCGTGCGTCAGGACGAGACGTTCCTGCGCACCCGCATGATCAACCGCTCCGGGGTCTCGGTGATCATGGTCGAGCAGAACGCACGCCGCTGCCTGCAGATCTGCGACCGCGCCTACGTGCTCGACCAGGGAAAGGACGCCTACACGGGCACCGGCCGTCAGCTCCAGGCCGACCCGAAGGTCGTCAGCCTCTACCTGGGCACGCTCGCCCAGGAGCCCACGCCCTCCTCCTGA
- a CDS encoding ABC transporter ATP-binding protein codes for MAAESPTTDAVAAAAAEPVPGAPKPDPILVADGVQRRFGGIKAVDVDHLEVQRGAITALIGPNGAGKTTLFNLLTGFDRAEHGTWSFDGRPIAGKSGATVARAGMVRTFQLTKALSRLTVLQNMLLASPRHPGERFWLSWLPFTWRAHEKAAEAKALEILERFKLDTKKDDFAGSLSGGQRKLLEMARALMTDPTMIMLDEPMAGVNPALVQSLLDHVRALREEGMTVLFVEHDMHAVRHVSDWVVVMAEGRVVAEGPPSSVMHDPAVVDAYLGAHHDTDLGDDALLDPAVLARLAREEEDR; via the coding sequence ATGGCCGCTGAGTCCCCCACCACCGACGCCGTGGCGGCCGCAGCCGCCGAGCCCGTGCCGGGCGCGCCCAAGCCCGACCCGATCCTCGTCGCCGACGGCGTCCAGCGCCGGTTCGGCGGCATCAAGGCCGTCGACGTCGACCACCTCGAGGTGCAGCGCGGCGCCATCACGGCGCTCATCGGCCCCAACGGGGCCGGCAAGACGACGCTGTTCAACCTGCTCACGGGGTTCGACCGCGCCGAGCACGGCACGTGGTCGTTCGACGGCAGGCCCATCGCCGGCAAGTCCGGGGCCACCGTGGCCCGGGCGGGCATGGTGCGCACGTTCCAGCTCACCAAGGCGCTGTCGCGGCTCACGGTGCTCCAGAACATGCTGCTCGCCTCGCCGCGCCACCCCGGCGAGCGGTTCTGGCTGTCGTGGCTGCCGTTCACATGGCGCGCGCACGAGAAGGCCGCCGAGGCCAAGGCGCTGGAGATTCTCGAGCGCTTCAAGCTCGACACCAAGAAGGACGACTTCGCCGGCTCGCTCTCGGGCGGCCAGCGCAAGCTGCTGGAGATGGCGCGGGCGCTCATGACCGACCCGACCATGATCATGCTCGACGAGCCGATGGCCGGGGTGAACCCCGCGCTGGTCCAGTCGCTGCTGGACCACGTCCGCGCGCTGCGCGAGGAGGGCATGACGGTGCTGTTCGTCGAGCACGACATGCACGCCGTGCGCCACGTCTCCGACTGGGTCGTCGTCATGGCCGAGGGGCGCGTGGTGGCCGAGGGTCCGCCGTCGAGCGTCATGCACGACCCGGCCGTGGTGGACGCCTACCTGGGCGCGCACCACGACACCGACCTGGGGGACGACGCGCTGCTGGACCCGGCGGTCCTCGCCCGGCTGGCGCGCGAGGAGGAGGACCGATGA